The Raoultibacter phocaeensis genome includes a window with the following:
- the nadE gene encoding NAD(+) synthase yields MGPHEKYAACVQGLKSYAANAGFTEAVIGLSGGIDSAVAAVMAADAFGAERVHGVLLPGPYSSDHSVDDAQQLADNLGIDAQTISILEPFEAFERVLAKACGGELKGLAAENTQARCRMVCLMALSNAYGWMLVNTGNKSEAMMGYSTLYGDTAGAFAPMGGLYKTDVYAVGRWRNEQALRAGEVPPIPENIFIKPPSAELAPDQQDEKSLGIAYSQLDRILVAQVEQGKSVEEIVREGIAAQETVLEVLATVERYAFKRAMEPPFPSDTFYR; encoded by the coding sequence ATGGGACCTCATGAGAAGTACGCGGCATGCGTACAAGGGCTCAAATCTTATGCGGCAAACGCGGGTTTCACCGAAGCGGTGATCGGCTTGTCGGGCGGCATCGATTCGGCAGTTGCCGCAGTCATGGCGGCCGATGCGTTCGGTGCCGAACGCGTTCACGGCGTACTTTTGCCGGGTCCTTACTCGAGCGACCATTCAGTCGATGACGCGCAGCAGTTGGCCGACAATCTGGGTATCGATGCTCAAACCATCTCGATCCTCGAGCCGTTCGAAGCTTTCGAGCGGGTGCTCGCCAAGGCGTGCGGCGGCGAGCTTAAGGGTCTTGCCGCCGAAAATACGCAGGCCCGATGCCGCATGGTGTGTTTGATGGCGCTTTCGAACGCGTACGGGTGGATGCTCGTCAACACCGGTAACAAGAGCGAGGCCATGATGGGCTATTCTACGCTCTACGGCGACACCGCTGGGGCGTTTGCACCGATGGGAGGCTTGTACAAGACCGACGTGTACGCGGTCGGTCGGTGGCGCAACGAGCAGGCGCTCCGTGCGGGCGAGGTGCCTCCCATACCCGAGAACATTTTCATAAAGCCGCCGAGTGCCGAGCTCGCGCCCGACCAACAGGACGAGAAAAGCCTGGGCATCGCCTACTCCCAACTCGACAGGATACTCGTCGCTCAAGTGGAGCAGGGAAAGAGCGTCGAAGAGATCGTGCGTGAGGGCATTGCGGCGCAAGAGACCGTACTCGAGGTGCTTGCAACCGTTGAGCGCTACGCGTTCAAACGCGCGATGGAGCCCCCGTTTCCCTCGGATACGTTTTACCGATAA
- a CDS encoding co-chaperone GroES, whose product MNLKPLGDRVIIKADEAETTTASGLYIASEAKEKPTTGVVLAVGDGKLDKDGKHLPMPVKEGDKVIYGKFGGTEVTVDGEDVLILRADDLYAVFA is encoded by the coding sequence ATGAATCTTAAACCATTGGGTGACCGTGTGATCATCAAAGCTGACGAGGCTGAGACCACGACGGCGTCTGGTCTGTACATCGCATCCGAGGCTAAGGAGAAACCCACGACTGGCGTTGTGCTCGCAGTGGGCGATGGCAAGCTCGACAAAGACGGCAAGCATCTGCCGATGCCCGTCAAAGAGGGCGACAAGGTTATCTATGGGAAGTTCGGCGGAACCGAGGTTACCGTGGACGGCGAAGACGTTTTGATCCTCCGCGCCGACGACCTGTACGCGGTCTTCGCATAA
- a CDS encoding FAD-dependent oxidoreductase, whose product MERREFFKLAGTSAAVLALGGALFGCETDGTASSAAETTGENALAQTPPISFSKEVDVLIVGSGIAGLSAAMDPAEQNRSVLIADKRDLIGGESFEANGLFFVSGTSIQKAAGIEKSAEDAWKERKAELEEEGDANNLRFKQNLIMAQTEWVDRVARDYGAQFADPREYSIEGAADSVVIPKKGIGDMESVMAPLKDGLSSKGVTFELGMRASAFILDGQNKPAGMRFCAEQTGKTLDVKAKRIVIATGGYSANQELVGANIPDQATIGCLTVYATGDGISLCTAIGGKTADLDQAASLIGDIPEASSWGMFGPTVALSPYGTRFAREDQVGASANACALQELGFWWIVFDKQLSEGLLSRSIASVTSKQKKRLIGPFDSLDDLAEALKVPADTLSETLEAYHRSVDEKKDGEFGRTAHIKQLEAPYYALKQFPVRHKTLGGMQTDDTGKLTGAQTSSENVYCCGSAAAESVNGLASNAAFGMLVGKAIADALAESDQTESESAS is encoded by the coding sequence ATGGAACGCCGCGAATTCTTCAAGCTCGCCGGTACCTCAGCCGCCGTGCTTGCCCTAGGCGGCGCCCTGTTCGGATGCGAAACAGACGGCACCGCTTCGAGCGCCGCCGAAACAACCGGCGAGAATGCGCTTGCACAGACGCCTCCGATCTCGTTTTCGAAAGAGGTCGACGTGCTCATCGTCGGCAGCGGCATCGCGGGGCTTTCCGCCGCGATGGATCCCGCTGAGCAGAATCGCTCGGTGCTCATAGCCGACAAGCGCGATTTGATCGGCGGCGAAAGCTTCGAAGCGAACGGGCTCTTCTTCGTTTCGGGAACGAGCATCCAAAAAGCGGCAGGCATCGAGAAGTCTGCGGAAGACGCGTGGAAAGAGCGCAAAGCAGAACTCGAGGAGGAAGGCGACGCAAACAACCTTCGCTTCAAGCAGAACCTCATCATGGCGCAAACCGAATGGGTTGACCGCGTAGCACGCGACTACGGCGCCCAATTCGCCGACCCCCGGGAATACTCAATCGAAGGCGCAGCCGATTCGGTGGTCATTCCCAAAAAGGGCATCGGCGACATGGAAAGCGTGATGGCTCCCCTCAAGGACGGGCTTTCGAGTAAGGGAGTCACCTTCGAGCTGGGCATGCGTGCATCGGCGTTTATTCTCGACGGACAGAACAAACCCGCGGGCATGCGCTTTTGCGCCGAACAAACTGGAAAAACTTTGGACGTTAAGGCGAAGCGCATCGTGATTGCCACCGGCGGCTACAGCGCGAACCAGGAGCTTGTCGGCGCAAACATCCCCGATCAGGCGACAATCGGCTGCTTGACCGTATACGCAACCGGAGACGGCATCAGTCTCTGCACGGCAATCGGCGGAAAGACGGCAGACCTCGATCAGGCTGCTTCGCTTATCGGCGATATCCCCGAGGCTTCGTCATGGGGCATGTTCGGCCCGACTGTTGCGCTTTCGCCCTACGGCACGCGGTTCGCACGCGAAGACCAAGTGGGCGCTTCGGCGAATGCATGCGCCCTGCAAGAACTCGGCTTCTGGTGGATCGTATTCGACAAGCAGCTTTCCGAGGGGCTGCTGTCCCGCAGCATCGCCTCCGTTACGAGCAAGCAGAAAAAGCGTCTTATCGGACCCTTCGATTCACTCGACGATCTCGCCGAAGCCCTCAAGGTGCCCGCCGATACGCTCTCGGAAACCCTCGAAGCATACCATCGATCCGTTGACGAGAAAAAGGATGGCGAGTTCGGACGCACCGCGCATATAAAGCAGCTCGAAGCGCCCTACTACGCCCTCAAGCAGTTTCCCGTGAGGCACAAAACGCTCGGCGGCATGCAGACCGACGATACGGGTAAGCTTACCGGCGCGCAGACATCGTCAGAAAACGTGTACTGCTGCGGTTCGGCAGCCGCCGAAAGCGTGAACGGACTTGCTTCGAACGCCGCATTCGGCATGCTCGTAGGCAAAGCGATCGCAGACGCGCTCGCCGAAAGCGATCAAACGGAAAGCGAAAGCGCTTCGTAG
- a CDS encoding response regulator → MAEELIGGTNLYDDKYREMQERLRERSEKAVRLADAALKRAPELTVVIADDQDLVRNGFKLILSSFENLKVVGEASNGREAVERVRETKPDVVLMDIRMPVENGIEATAEITADPELADTHVLILTTFDIDEYVYDALSAGASGFMLKDSEPDDIAAAIEVVAEGDALIQPSITRRLVETFVESRARRAHSETSLSVLTEREREILGLVARGLTNDDIAGDLVISPATVKTHVARIMSKLGAHDRAQLVVLAYENGLVVPGA, encoded by the coding sequence ATGGCTGAAGAGCTGATCGGAGGCACGAACCTCTATGATGACAAGTACAGGGAAATGCAGGAGCGACTGCGCGAGCGAAGCGAAAAGGCGGTGCGGCTTGCCGATGCGGCGCTGAAGCGAGCCCCTGAACTTACCGTGGTGATCGCCGACGACCAGGATTTGGTGCGCAACGGCTTCAAGCTCATTCTTTCATCGTTCGAAAACCTCAAAGTGGTGGGGGAGGCGAGCAACGGTCGCGAAGCGGTCGAGCGCGTGCGCGAGACGAAGCCCGACGTTGTGCTCATGGACATTCGCATGCCCGTCGAAAACGGCATCGAGGCCACTGCCGAAATCACGGCTGACCCCGAGCTTGCCGATACGCATGTGCTCATTCTCACCACGTTCGACATCGACGAGTACGTCTACGACGCGCTTTCGGCAGGCGCGAGCGGATTCATGCTCAAGGATTCCGAACCCGACGACATCGCCGCAGCCATCGAGGTAGTCGCCGAGGGCGATGCGCTCATCCAGCCGTCCATCACCCGTAGGCTCGTCGAGACGTTTGTTGAATCGCGTGCACGCAGGGCCCATTCGGAAACGTCGCTTTCGGTGCTGACCGAGCGCGAACGCGAGATCCTCGGGCTTGTGGCCCGCGGGCTTACCAACGACGACATTGCAGGCGACCTCGTGATATCGCCTGCTACGGTGAAGACCCACGTAGCCCGCATTATGTCGAAGCTCGGTGCGCACGATCGCGCTCAGCTTGTAGTGCTCGCCTACGAAAACGGACTCGTGGTGCCGGGGGCGTGA
- the hypA gene encoding hydrogenase maturation nickel metallochaperone HypA, whose translation MHELGIMTGVMESVDVAAKDAGADKVLKVSLSVGVMTEAIEDALRFAFEALSEGTLCEGAELDITMVQPKSRCLECGAEYEHDRLHMLCPACGSFATQLLAGKELQIDSIEVDIPDDEEADGDCGTEGHGASGENEGAR comes from the coding sequence GTGCACGAATTAGGCATAATGACCGGCGTCATGGAATCGGTAGACGTCGCAGCTAAGGATGCGGGAGCCGACAAGGTCCTGAAAGTCAGCCTTTCGGTTGGCGTTATGACCGAGGCTATCGAAGACGCACTGCGTTTTGCATTCGAAGCGCTTTCTGAGGGGACGCTGTGCGAGGGAGCGGAACTCGACATCACGATGGTCCAACCGAAAAGCCGTTGTCTGGAATGCGGTGCCGAATACGAGCACGATCGTCTGCATATGCTCTGCCCTGCATGTGGCAGTTTCGCCACGCAGCTGCTTGCGGGAAAGGAACTGCAGATCGATTCGATCGAAGTGGACATCCCCGATGACGAGGAAGCGGACGGCGATTGCGGTACCGAAGGGCACGGCGCCTCGGGCGAAAACGAAGGAGCGCGATAG
- a CDS encoding sensor histidine kinase: MEDFLINTKKMGAADWLLDVAIALGAFAFGCAQLLLTMSSVVMPDELFRQLLGIPNVMPQVGAYVAIALTTLPLVARRKSPWLVFVFVMIAFLGTQNTLTGYTLAILGPIIALYTIAHERDRAEAVVATVLAVASLLFVTLPTQSESLSDLMRLQNVTYMVAAALGGFAVRTHQEYVAETEQRAFAAEKSREEEAARRVEEERVRIAREIHDITAHSLSAVSIQAAAAERMIDRDPEAAKQTIATVRATSKDALEEIRSMIGVLRSGDAQAETVPTVGTERMADIVSYLEDAGIDVDYDATGFDRERVPAYIDVALFGIAREAATNIVRHADAHRVSIRLATDGEMARLAVEDDGRGRTEGEKTDGHGIEGMNERVNLLDGTISAHNRAGKGFAVRVSIPLGEAGRNHG; the protein is encoded by the coding sequence ATGGAAGATTTTCTCATCAATACCAAGAAGATGGGCGCTGCCGATTGGCTGCTCGACGTTGCGATCGCGCTCGGCGCGTTCGCGTTCGGCTGCGCGCAGCTTCTGTTGACGATGTCTTCGGTCGTGATGCCCGACGAGCTTTTCCGCCAGCTGCTCGGCATACCGAACGTCATGCCGCAGGTGGGCGCCTACGTTGCCATTGCCCTGACGACGCTGCCGCTCGTCGCCCGCCGCAAATCGCCATGGCTCGTGTTCGTCTTCGTCATGATAGCGTTTTTGGGAACGCAGAATACGCTGACTGGCTACACGCTCGCCATCCTGGGTCCGATCATCGCGCTGTACACGATTGCGCACGAACGCGACCGCGCGGAAGCGGTAGTGGCCACCGTGCTTGCGGTGGCGTCGCTTCTGTTCGTAACACTTCCCACGCAAAGCGAGAGCCTGTCCGACCTCATGCGCCTGCAAAACGTCACGTACATGGTGGCGGCGGCGCTCGGCGGGTTCGCGGTGCGCACGCATCAAGAGTATGTGGCCGAAACCGAGCAGCGCGCATTCGCTGCCGAGAAGAGCCGCGAGGAAGAGGCGGCGCGACGTGTCGAGGAGGAGCGTGTGCGCATTGCCCGTGAGATCCACGACATAACGGCCCATTCGCTTTCGGCAGTGAGCATCCAAGCTGCCGCCGCCGAGCGCATGATCGACCGCGATCCCGAGGCCGCAAAGCAAACGATCGCTACCGTGCGTGCCACCTCCAAGGATGCGCTTGAGGAAATCCGCAGCATGATCGGCGTTTTGCGCAGCGGCGATGCGCAGGCTGAAACGGTGCCGACGGTGGGAACCGAGCGCATGGCCGACATCGTATCGTACCTTGAGGATGCCGGCATCGACGTCGACTACGATGCTACGGGATTCGATCGCGAGCGGGTACCCGCCTACATCGACGTGGCCCTGTTCGGCATCGCGCGCGAAGCGGCCACGAACATCGTTCGGCACGCGGACGCCCATCGCGTATCGATCCGCCTCGCCACCGATGGCGAGATGGCCCGCCTTGCGGTGGAAGACGACGGGCGGGGCCGCACCGAGGGTGAGAAGACCGATGGGCACGGCATTGAAGGCATGAACGAGCGGGTGAACCTGCTCGACGGAACCATATCTGCACACAACCGCGCCGGCAAAGGGTTCGCCGTTCGGGTGAGCATACCTTTGGGCGAAGCTGGGAGGAACCATGGCTGA
- the hypB gene encoding hydrogenase nickel incorporation protein HypB, whose amino-acid sequence MQIDIKQPILGKNDELAKRNRDLFAEHRVFVLDLLASPGSGKTSTILATIDALRDEFNIAVIEGDIASSVDAEKIKAQGIAAVQINTGGACHLESDMIKRAVDVLDLERLDLIIVENVGNLVCPTDFDLGENMKVMILSVPEGDDKPLKYPGVFQASQAVILNKVDTMPVFNFDRDAFYASVNQLNPQAPIFPIAATKGEGVAEWAEWLAEQIRAIQ is encoded by the coding sequence ATGCAGATAGACATCAAGCAACCCATCCTTGGTAAAAACGACGAGCTTGCGAAACGCAACCGCGACCTGTTCGCCGAGCACCGCGTGTTCGTGCTCGACCTGCTCGCAAGTCCCGGATCGGGCAAAACGTCCACGATCCTCGCCACGATCGACGCGCTGCGCGACGAATTCAACATCGCCGTCATAGAAGGCGATATCGCATCGAGCGTCGATGCCGAGAAGATCAAGGCACAGGGCATCGCAGCCGTGCAGATCAATACAGGCGGCGCGTGTCACCTCGAAAGCGACATGATCAAGCGGGCGGTCGACGTGCTCGATCTCGAACGGCTCGACCTCATCATCGTTGAGAATGTGGGCAACCTCGTCTGTCCGACCGATTTCGATCTCGGCGAGAACATGAAGGTGATGATCCTTTCGGTTCCCGAAGGCGATGACAAGCCGCTCAAGTATCCGGGCGTGTTTCAGGCATCCCAAGCCGTCATCTTGAACAAGGTTGATACGATGCCCGTGTTCAACTTCGACCGCGATGCATTCTACGCTTCGGTGAACCAGCTTAATCCGCAGGCTCCCATCTTCCCGATCGCCGCGACGAAAGGCGAGGGCGTGGCGGAATGGGCCGAATGGCTTGCCGAACAGATTCGCGCGATTCAGTAA